One segment of Streptomyces sp. NBC_01463 DNA contains the following:
- a CDS encoding ABC transporter substrate-binding protein, with protein MGTGFRGRRIAATLAVIALAATACTGGGSSAGGPGGKGGGALPRNETLYTTGTQWGPPANYNPLHNWDHATGTKGLVYETLFHFDPNEGKLTPWLAESGSWTGDKTYELKLRPGITWSDGKPLTAKDVAYSYGLGKIEASSFHTLWSWLSDAKAVDATTVRFTFEQARYQEWDYTLYGQPVVPEHIWSKRSEKEILDGVNDKPVGSGAYTLKSHTQDRVVWQRRDDWWGVKALSMKPAPRYIVDVSNPSNEVVIGQLGQGQLDLSNNFLPGASSLIKSKKVVSYYDKPPYMLSANTAWLVPNTTRKPMNDAAFRRALADSVDVGKIVKGVYGELVKPADPTGLLPQWNQFVDQDLVAREGFAFDTAKAKQTLADAGYKDTDGDGLVENKDGSKISLKLAVPTGWTDWMEAAKVIASSAKAAGIGITTEFPDANALNEQRSKGNFDLVVNNERQLSNTPWTYYEYMFQLPVQKQQNTVNFGRYENKEAWKLVQELGGVRTDDTEGMKKVISRIQEIQLKEMPVIPLWYNGLWAQSTTGSWTNWPSDAAGAPKYAPALWRNWLEMGGFEALTQLKPAK; from the coding sequence ATGGGCACGGGATTCCGGGGACGACGGATCGCGGCCACGCTCGCCGTGATCGCACTCGCCGCCACCGCGTGCACGGGGGGCGGCTCCTCGGCAGGCGGTCCGGGCGGGAAGGGCGGCGGCGCGCTCCCGCGCAACGAGACGCTCTACACCACCGGCACGCAGTGGGGACCGCCGGCGAACTACAACCCGCTGCACAACTGGGACCACGCCACCGGCACCAAGGGGCTGGTCTACGAGACGCTGTTCCACTTCGACCCCAACGAGGGCAAGCTGACGCCCTGGCTGGCGGAGTCGGGCAGCTGGACCGGCGACAAGACGTACGAGCTGAAGCTCCGTCCGGGCATCACCTGGTCCGACGGCAAGCCGCTGACCGCCAAGGACGTCGCGTACTCCTACGGGCTCGGCAAGATCGAGGCCTCGTCCTTCCACACCCTGTGGAGCTGGCTCTCGGACGCGAAGGCGGTGGACGCCACCACCGTCCGCTTCACCTTCGAGCAGGCCCGCTACCAGGAGTGGGACTACACCCTCTACGGGCAGCCGGTCGTCCCCGAGCACATCTGGAGCAAGCGCTCCGAGAAGGAGATCCTCGACGGCGTCAACGACAAGCCGGTCGGCTCCGGCGCGTACACGCTCAAGAGCCACACCCAGGACCGGGTCGTCTGGCAGCGCCGCGACGACTGGTGGGGCGTCAAGGCGCTCTCCATGAAGCCCGCACCGCGCTACATCGTCGACGTGTCCAACCCCAGCAACGAGGTCGTCATCGGCCAGCTGGGCCAGGGCCAGCTGGATCTCAGCAACAACTTCCTGCCCGGCGCCTCCTCGCTGATCAAGAGCAAGAAGGTCGTCTCGTACTACGACAAGCCGCCCTACATGCTCTCCGCCAACACCGCCTGGCTGGTGCCCAACACCACGAGGAAGCCGATGAACGACGCGGCGTTCCGCAGGGCGCTCGCCGACTCCGTCGACGTCGGGAAGATCGTCAAGGGGGTGTACGGGGAGCTGGTCAAGCCCGCCGACCCGACCGGTCTGCTCCCGCAGTGGAACCAGTTCGTCGATCAGGACCTGGTGGCCCGTGAGGGCTTCGCCTTCGACACCGCGAAGGCCAAGCAGACCCTCGCCGACGCCGGGTACAAGGACACCGACGGCGACGGACTGGTGGAGAACAAGGACGGCTCGAAGATCAGCCTGAAGCTGGCCGTGCCCACCGGCTGGACCGACTGGATGGAGGCCGCCAAGGTCATCGCCTCGTCCGCCAAGGCCGCGGGCATCGGCATCACCACCGAGTTCCCCGACGCGAACGCCCTCAACGAGCAGCGCAGCAAGGGCAACTTCGACCTCGTCGTCAACAACGAACGCCAGCTGTCCAACACCCCGTGGACGTACTACGAGTACATGTTCCAGCTGCCGGTCCAGAAGCAGCAGAACACGGTCAACTTCGGCCGCTACGAGAACAAGGAGGCCTGGAAACTCGTCCAGGAGCTCGGCGGGGTCAGGACGGACGACACCGAGGGCATGAAGAAGGTCATTTCGAGGATCCAGGAGATCCAGCTCAAGGAGATGCCCGTCATCCCCCTCTGGTACAACGGCCTGTGGGCCCAGTCCACCACCGGGAGCTGGACGAACTGGCCGTCGGACGCCGCGGGCGCGCCCAAGTACGCCCCCGCGCTGTGGCGCAACTGGCTGGAGATGGGCGGCTTCGAGGCCCTCACCCAGCTCAAGCCCGCCAAGTGA
- a CDS encoding ABC transporter permease: MRRYFARKLLIYALTFVVAVTVNWMIPRFMPGDPVAAMVARARVSQPEAVDAMRAYYNNLFGFDEPVWQQYLHFWGALLQGDFGLSIWVFPKPVADVLLDALPYTLGLMIPAVLLSWFVGNWAGALAARRKVLDNTVLPAGYLLTAMPYMWIAVILAWALGSKAGWFPISGGYSLDIQPNWSVDFAVDLLQHWVLPFLSLFLVALGGWAIGMRNMIIYELESDYSSYLSALGAPQRLIRRYAFRNAVLPQITGLALQLGVLVAGALVTEIVFAYPGLGSLILAAIQNQDFFLLQGAFLFIVIGVLIANFLIDIVYVVVDPRTRTGMAGGQS; the protein is encoded by the coding sequence TTGCGCCGCTACTTCGCCCGCAAACTTCTGATCTACGCACTGACCTTCGTCGTCGCCGTCACCGTGAACTGGATGATCCCGCGCTTCATGCCCGGCGACCCGGTCGCCGCGATGGTGGCCCGGGCCCGCGTCTCGCAGCCCGAGGCCGTCGACGCGATGCGCGCCTACTACAACAACCTCTTCGGCTTCGACGAACCCGTCTGGCAGCAGTACCTGCACTTCTGGGGCGCCCTGCTCCAGGGCGACTTCGGGCTGTCCATCTGGGTGTTCCCGAAGCCCGTCGCCGACGTCCTGCTCGACGCGCTCCCCTACACCCTGGGGCTGATGATCCCGGCGGTCCTGCTCAGCTGGTTCGTCGGCAACTGGGCCGGGGCGCTGGCCGCCCGCCGCAAGGTGCTCGACAACACCGTGCTGCCCGCCGGCTACCTGCTCACCGCGATGCCGTACATGTGGATCGCCGTCATCCTCGCCTGGGCGCTCGGCTCCAAGGCGGGCTGGTTCCCGATCTCCGGCGGCTACAGCCTCGACATCCAGCCGAACTGGTCCGTGGACTTCGCCGTGGACCTGCTCCAGCACTGGGTGCTGCCGTTCCTCTCGCTGTTCCTGGTCGCACTCGGAGGCTGGGCCATCGGCATGCGCAACATGATCATCTACGAGCTGGAGTCCGACTACTCCTCCTACCTGTCGGCCCTCGGCGCACCGCAGCGGCTCATCCGCCGCTACGCCTTCCGCAACGCCGTCCTGCCCCAGATCACCGGACTCGCCCTGCAACTCGGCGTCCTGGTGGCCGGAGCCCTCGTCACCGAGATCGTCTTCGCCTACCCCGGGCTCGGCTCGCTGATCCTGGCCGCGATCCAGAACCAGGACTTCTTCCTGCTCCAGGGCGCGTTCCTGTTCATCGTCATCGGCGTACTCATCGCCAACTTCCTCATCGACATCGTGTACGTCGTCGTCGACCCCCGGACCCGTACCGGCATGGCAGGAGGCCAGTCATGA
- a CDS encoding ABC transporter permease, producing the protein MSTVPEPATAPTDTTAPAAAARPGRETLHYAVRNPKLIIGFTVVVLLLLVGIAGPPLLDNADPNEYVGPQAAAPDGTYWMGTTTFGQDVYAQFVHGLRATFLVGVVGGAIAAVIAMLVGFLAGYRGGVVDEILNMLTNVVLVLPALAVLLIINAYLGVRSVPVQGLFIGLTSWPWAARAIRAQTFSLRTREFVDLARLSGSGTWRIVFREIAPNMSSYLFMMFILLFGGSVLIASSLDFIGLGPTEGVSLGMMLQSAQQWSALQLGMWWWFVPPGAGITAIVGALYVANVGLDEVFNPKLREA; encoded by the coding sequence ATGAGCACCGTGCCCGAACCGGCCACCGCCCCCACCGACACGACGGCACCGGCCGCCGCCGCCCGCCCCGGCCGGGAGACCCTCCACTACGCCGTGCGCAACCCGAAGCTCATCATCGGGTTCACCGTCGTCGTGCTGCTCCTGCTCGTCGGCATCGCGGGACCGCCGCTGCTCGACAACGCCGACCCGAACGAATACGTGGGCCCGCAGGCCGCGGCGCCCGACGGCACCTACTGGATGGGCACCACCACCTTCGGGCAGGACGTGTACGCCCAGTTCGTGCACGGGCTGCGCGCCACCTTCCTGGTCGGCGTCGTCGGCGGGGCCATCGCCGCCGTCATCGCCATGCTCGTCGGATTCCTGGCCGGCTACCGCGGCGGTGTCGTCGACGAGATCCTCAACATGCTCACCAACGTGGTCCTGGTGCTGCCCGCCCTGGCCGTCCTGCTGATCATCAACGCCTACCTCGGCGTCCGCTCGGTACCCGTGCAGGGCCTGTTCATCGGGCTCACCTCCTGGCCCTGGGCGGCGCGCGCCATCCGGGCCCAGACCTTCTCGCTGCGCACCCGGGAGTTCGTGGACCTGGCCCGGCTCAGCGGCAGCGGCACCTGGCGGATCGTCTTCCGCGAGATCGCGCCCAACATGAGCTCGTACCTCTTCATGATGTTCATCCTGCTCTTCGGCGGCTCCGTCCTGATCGCCTCCTCGCTCGACTTCATCGGGCTCGGCCCCACCGAGGGCGTCTCGCTCGGGATGATGCTGCAGAGCGCCCAGCAGTGGAGCGCGCTCCAACTCGGCATGTGGTGGTGGTTCGTCCCGCCGGGCGCCGGGATCACCGCGATCGTCGGCGCGCTGTACGTCGCCAACGTCGGCCTCGACGAGGTCTTCAACCCGAAACTCCGGGAGGCCTGA
- a CDS encoding ABC transporter ATP-binding protein, which translates to MTLTVTDLRVHYRTLRGEVRALDGVSFDLADGEILGLAGESGCGKTTLGKSLIRLDGRMRHAGGTVTLDGDDVPVADDRAMNAFRFHRISLVPQYSMSALNPTRRIGRMIRELLASRGVGVDTAELHRRLDLVGLDHDVLNRYPIELSGGMKQRTVMVISTLLDPSVLIADEVTSALDVSTQRAVVGALTGLRDKGLVTSMIFVTHDLGLTSHIADSIMVMYAGRLAEKAPTKVLTTAPRHPYTKLLLGSLPEVGARYADKPLKGIAGAPPSLLDPPAGCRFRDRCPIADERCADEPPVVEIAPRHSVACWKA; encoded by the coding sequence ATGACCCTGACCGTGACCGACCTACGGGTCCACTACCGCACCCTGCGCGGCGAGGTCCGGGCCCTGGACGGCGTCTCCTTCGACCTGGCCGACGGGGAGATCCTGGGCCTGGCCGGCGAGTCCGGCTGCGGCAAGACGACGCTCGGCAAGTCGCTGATCCGCCTCGACGGCCGGATGCGGCACGCGGGCGGCACCGTCACCCTCGACGGCGACGACGTACCCGTGGCCGACGACCGGGCGATGAACGCCTTCCGCTTCCACCGGATCTCGCTCGTCCCGCAGTACTCCATGAGCGCCCTCAACCCCACCCGGCGCATCGGACGCATGATCCGCGAACTGCTCGCCTCGCGCGGCGTCGGCGTGGACACCGCCGAACTGCACCGCAGGCTCGACCTGGTGGGCCTGGACCACGACGTCCTGAACCGCTACCCGATCGAGCTGTCCGGCGGCATGAAGCAGCGCACCGTCATGGTGATCTCCACCCTCCTCGACCCGTCCGTCCTCATCGCCGACGAGGTCACCTCCGCCCTCGACGTCTCCACCCAGCGGGCCGTCGTCGGCGCGCTCACCGGGCTGCGCGACAAGGGCCTGGTCACCAGCATGATCTTCGTGACGCACGACCTCGGCCTCACCTCGCACATCGCCGACTCGATCATGGTGATGTACGCGGGCAGGCTCGCCGAGAAAGCGCCCACGAAGGTCCTGACGACCGCGCCCCGCCACCCGTACACCAAGCTCCTGCTCGGCTCGCTCCCCGAGGTCGGCGCGCGGTACGCCGACAAGCCGCTCAAGGGCATCGCGGGCGCCCCACCCTCGCTCCTGGACCCGCCGGCCGGCTGCCGCTTCCGCGACCGCTGCCCGATCGCGGACGAGCGGTGCGCCGATGAGCCCCCGGTCGTGGAGATCGCCCCCCGTCACTCCGTCGCATGCTGGAAGGCCTGA
- a CDS encoding ATP-binding cassette domain-containing protein, whose protein sequence is MLEGLMLTLDHVTKTYRAGAFGGGSVTAVDRVSFTAAPGEVVSLIGESGSGKSTIGRMILGLTGVSAGSLTLDGRPVRPGKDFYRRVQGVFQDPFSCYNPVFRADRVFDLIRRAYHPGVPGREWADRVEKAVRDVRLDPGQVLGRYPHQLSGGQLQRLLIARALLLDLSFLVADEITSMLDASTRIDVLNLLAGLKERGLGVLYITHDLALGTYLAEKTVVLRRGRVVERGDTQKVFGNPLHPYTRTLLAAVPRLNTPWDPPEPLRDCAFHEAGPTDTDLYETEPDHFVACAQLPDCGRTPA, encoded by the coding sequence ATGCTGGAAGGCCTGATGCTGACCCTCGACCACGTCACCAAGACCTACCGCGCCGGAGCCTTCGGCGGCGGATCCGTCACCGCCGTCGACCGGGTGTCCTTCACCGCCGCACCCGGCGAGGTCGTCTCCCTCATCGGCGAGAGCGGCAGCGGGAAGTCCACCATCGGCCGGATGATCCTCGGCCTCACCGGGGTCAGCGCCGGCAGCCTCACCCTGGACGGCCGGCCGGTCCGCCCCGGAAAGGACTTCTACCGCCGCGTCCAGGGCGTCTTCCAGGACCCCTTCTCCTGCTACAACCCGGTCTTCCGGGCCGACCGCGTCTTCGACCTGATCCGCCGCGCCTACCACCCGGGCGTGCCCGGCAGGGAGTGGGCCGACCGCGTCGAGAAGGCGGTACGGGACGTGCGCCTTGACCCCGGCCAGGTGCTCGGCCGCTACCCGCACCAGCTCAGCGGCGGCCAGCTGCAACGCCTCCTCATCGCCCGCGCCCTCCTGCTCGACCTGAGCTTCCTGGTCGCCGACGAGATCACCAGCATGCTCGACGCCTCCACCCGCATCGACGTCCTCAACCTCCTGGCCGGCCTCAAGGAACGCGGCCTCGGCGTCCTCTACATCACCCACGACCTGGCGCTCGGCACCTACCTCGCCGAGAAGACCGTGGTGCTGCGCCGCGGCAGAGTCGTCGAACGGGGCGACACCCAGAAGGTGTTCGGCAACCCGCTGCACCCCTACACCCGCACCCTGCTGGCCGCGGTGCCCCGGCTCAACACCCCGTGGGACCCGCCCGAGCCCCTGCGTGACTGCGCCTTCCACGAGGCGGGTCCCACGGACACCGACCTGTACGAGACCGAACCGGACCACTTCGTCGCCTGCGCACAGCTCCCCGACTGCGGAAGGACCCCCGCGTGA
- a CDS encoding glycoside hydrolase family 2 protein — MTLRHLPLHEGWTLTADGAVPVGLPPGGVPATVPGCVHTDLLAAGLIDDPYLDDNENRLTWIGRTDWTYRTTFDWTPDGHDHAALCFDGLDTVATVLLNGTEVGRTANQHRSHRFPVRPLLVEGTNTLAVRFTAPYTYAEELRERLGDRPGAYAEPYAFIRKMACNFGWDWGPTLVTSGIWRPVALETWSGPRIASVRLLPDLDADGVPRLTAELEVEHDGLKALSGEVGVVGAGTVFIATQDEHRVSVTLSVPDAEPWWPHSHGEQPLYDVTVRVGDDVRRLRTGFRAVTLEREAFRISVNGEPVFVRGVNWIPEDCFPARLTRQRISDRLDQAVAAGVNLIRVWGGGLYESDDFYELCDEKGLLVWQDFPFACAAYPEEQPLWDEVAAEARENVTRLAPHPSLVLWCGNNENLEGHADWGWQKELGDRTWGHGYYHELLPAVVAETDPTRPYWPGSPYSGTEDIHPQDPAHGTIHIWDVWNRADYRAYADRVPRFVAEFGFQGPPAYATLRRAVSGPLTPGAPLLAHHQKAEDGNAKLLRGLGDHLPLPGADFDDWHWLTQLNQARAVAFGIRHFRSHTPYCMGTIVWQLNDCWPVVSWAAVDGDGRRKPLWYALRAVYADHLIAVRDGSAHLVNDAPAPWAGTLRLTRYGLDGAVLAEEEVAVSTAARSVTRVPLPRSVAEPADPTREVLVARLGDSRAVEFYEEDTRLALPPARYDVTVTESEGEAPGYRVEVTARTLLRDLALFPDRLDPAAVADEMLVTLLPGESAVFMITGAVLPDPDALGSRPVLRCVNDGVATR; from the coding sequence GTGACCCTTCGCCACCTGCCCCTGCACGAAGGCTGGACGCTCACCGCGGACGGTGCCGTGCCCGTGGGGCTCCCCCCAGGGGGCGTCCCCGCCACCGTGCCCGGCTGCGTCCACACCGACCTCCTCGCGGCGGGCCTGATCGACGACCCGTACCTGGACGACAACGAGAACCGGCTGACCTGGATCGGCCGCACCGACTGGACGTACCGCACCACGTTCGACTGGACGCCGGACGGGCACGACCACGCCGCCCTGTGCTTCGACGGCCTCGACACCGTCGCCACCGTCCTGCTCAACGGCACCGAGGTGGGCCGGACCGCCAACCAGCACCGCAGCCACCGCTTCCCCGTCCGCCCGCTCCTCGTCGAGGGCACCAACACCCTCGCCGTACGCTTCACCGCCCCGTACACCTACGCCGAGGAGCTGCGCGAGCGGCTCGGCGACCGGCCCGGCGCCTATGCGGAGCCGTACGCCTTCATCCGCAAGATGGCGTGCAACTTCGGCTGGGACTGGGGGCCGACGCTCGTCACGTCCGGCATCTGGCGGCCGGTGGCCCTGGAGACGTGGAGCGGTCCGCGGATCGCGTCCGTGAGACTGCTCCCGGACCTGGACGCGGACGGCGTACCGCGCCTGACCGCCGAGCTGGAGGTCGAACACGACGGTCTGAAGGCGCTGTCGGGCGAGGTCGGGGTGGTCGGGGCGGGCACCGTCTTCATCGCCACGCAGGACGAGCACCGCGTCTCGGTCACCCTCTCCGTCCCCGACGCCGAGCCCTGGTGGCCGCACAGCCACGGCGAACAGCCGCTGTACGACGTGACGGTCCGGGTGGGCGACGACGTCCGCAGGCTCAGGACCGGATTCCGCGCCGTCACCCTGGAACGCGAGGCGTTCCGCATCTCGGTGAACGGCGAACCCGTCTTCGTACGGGGCGTGAACTGGATCCCCGAGGACTGCTTCCCCGCCCGCCTCACCCGGCAGCGGATCTCCGACCGCCTGGACCAGGCGGTCGCGGCCGGAGTGAACCTGATCAGGGTCTGGGGCGGCGGCCTCTACGAGAGCGACGACTTCTACGAACTGTGCGACGAGAAGGGACTGCTGGTCTGGCAGGACTTCCCCTTCGCCTGTGCCGCCTACCCGGAGGAGCAGCCGCTGTGGGACGAGGTCGCGGCCGAGGCCCGGGAGAACGTCACCCGCCTCGCCCCGCACCCCTCCCTCGTCCTGTGGTGCGGCAACAACGAGAACCTGGAGGGCCACGCCGACTGGGGCTGGCAGAAGGAGCTGGGCGACCGCACCTGGGGCCACGGCTACTACCACGAGCTGCTCCCCGCCGTCGTCGCGGAGACGGACCCCACCCGCCCCTACTGGCCCGGCTCGCCCTACTCCGGCACCGAGGACATCCACCCGCAGGACCCGGCCCACGGCACCATCCACATCTGGGACGTGTGGAACCGGGCCGACTACCGCGCCTACGCGGACCGGGTGCCGCGCTTCGTCGCCGAGTTCGGCTTCCAGGGCCCGCCCGCGTACGCCACCCTGCGCCGCGCCGTCAGCGGCCCGCTCACCCCCGGCGCCCCGCTCCTGGCCCACCACCAGAAGGCCGAGGACGGCAACGCGAAACTGCTCCGCGGCCTGGGCGACCACCTGCCGCTGCCGGGCGCGGACTTCGACGACTGGCACTGGCTCACCCAGCTCAACCAGGCCCGGGCCGTCGCCTTCGGTATCCGCCACTTCCGCTCCCACACCCCGTACTGCATGGGCACGATCGTGTGGCAGCTCAACGACTGCTGGCCGGTCGTCTCCTGGGCGGCCGTCGACGGCGACGGCCGCCGCAAGCCCCTCTGGTACGCCCTGCGGGCCGTGTACGCCGACCATCTGATCGCCGTGCGCGACGGGTCCGCGCACCTCGTCAACGACGCCCCCGCACCCTGGGCCGGCACGTTGCGGCTGACCCGGTACGGCCTGGACGGGGCGGTGCTGGCCGAGGAGGAGGTGGCGGTGAGCACGGCCGCGCGCTCGGTCACCCGGGTCCCGCTCCCGCGCTCGGTGGCCGAACCGGCCGACCCCACCCGTGAGGTCCTGGTCGCACGCCTCGGCGACAGCAGGGCGGTGGAGTTCTACGAGGAGGACACCCGTCTCGCGCTGCCGCCGGCCCGCTACGACGTCACGGTGACGGAGAGCGAGGGCGAGGCGCCCGGATACCGCGTCGAGGTGACCGCCCGCACGCTGCTGCGGGACCTCGCGCTCTTCCCCGACCGGCTGGACCCGGCGGCCGTGGCGGACGAGATGCTCGTCACGCTGCTGCCCGGCGAGAGCGCCGTGTTCATGATCACAGGGGCGGTGCTCCCGGACCCGGACGCGCTGGGCTCCCGGCCGGTGCTGCGGTGCGTCAACGACGGCGTCGCGACGCGGTAG
- a CDS encoding superinfection immunity protein, whose amino-acid sequence MAYFVPAFVAFSRGVPNKGSVFVINLFLGWTVVGWIVALAMAARSNQQQQPRL is encoded by the coding sequence TTGGCCTATTTCGTGCCGGCCTTTGTCGCCTTTTCGCGAGGCGTGCCGAACAAGGGATCCGTGTTCGTGATCAATCTCTTCCTGGGCTGGACCGTGGTGGGCTGGATCGTCGCGCTGGCCATGGCGGCGCGCAGCAATCAGCAGCAACAGCCCCGTCTGTAG
- a CDS encoding serine/threonine-protein phosphatase: MFRPLRAAMSSAHGSTDHDDITAIRTPATRDVVLATLVTTAAVVVLGLLTGTAVLLLGLLVFLPAFAAALCSPRQTAMVSAWVSLVVIAPVVLQSGERILDRVILALFAVGFGTLAVYGARMRIAREGALVRLRSTAAAMQRQILRPLPLLTDDVLVDGVYEPLQEDKLVGGDIYDVVATPWGTRVLIGDVQGKGLAAIGMAIDVVGAFREAAHREPTVTALVDALEAAVVRHNDYAGQRGEPERFVTALVLVVDAGTDTQVVGCGHIPPYLLHDGVATAVGAGEEHVPLGLANLVDEPRTVSWFAFPAGATLLLCTDGLTEARSRDGAFYPLEERLGGRVDITAGRLIGSLVDDVRDFTAGVQQDDLAVLAVRRAPHRAP, encoded by the coding sequence ATGTTCCGTCCGCTGCGTGCGGCGATGTCCTCGGCACACGGTTCGACGGACCACGACGACATCACGGCCATCCGCACGCCCGCCACCCGCGACGTAGTCCTGGCCACCTTGGTGACGACGGCCGCGGTGGTCGTCCTCGGTCTGCTGACCGGGACCGCGGTGCTCCTTCTCGGGCTGCTGGTGTTCCTGCCGGCGTTCGCCGCCGCCCTGTGCAGCCCGCGCCAGACGGCGATGGTCTCCGCCTGGGTGAGCCTCGTCGTCATCGCGCCGGTCGTCCTCCAGTCCGGGGAGCGGATCCTCGACCGGGTGATCCTGGCGCTGTTCGCCGTCGGCTTCGGCACCCTGGCCGTCTACGGTGCCCGGATGCGCATCGCGCGCGAGGGCGCCCTGGTGCGGCTGCGGTCCACCGCCGCGGCGATGCAGAGGCAGATCCTGCGGCCGTTGCCGCTGCTCACCGACGATGTCCTGGTGGACGGTGTGTACGAGCCCCTGCAGGAGGACAAGCTCGTCGGGGGCGACATCTACGACGTGGTCGCCACTCCGTGGGGCACCCGGGTCCTGATCGGTGATGTCCAGGGGAAGGGGCTGGCCGCCATCGGGATGGCCATCGACGTGGTGGGGGCGTTCAGGGAAGCAGCCCACCGTGAGCCGACGGTGACCGCCCTCGTCGACGCGCTGGAGGCTGCGGTCGTCCGGCACAACGACTACGCCGGACAGCGCGGTGAGCCCGAACGGTTCGTCACCGCGCTCGTCCTGGTGGTGGACGCGGGGACCGACACCCAGGTCGTCGGCTGCGGCCACATCCCGCCCTACCTGCTGCACGACGGCGTCGCCACCGCCGTCGGCGCGGGGGAGGAGCACGTACCGCTGGGCCTGGCGAATCTGGTCGACGAACCACGCACGGTGTCATGGTTCGCCTTCCCCGCCGGGGCGACGCTGCTGCTGTGCACCGACGGCCTGACCGAGGCCCGTTCGCGCGACGGCGCCTTCTATCCGCTCGAGGAGCGCCTCGGTGGCCGCGTCGACATCACCGCCGGCCGGCTGATCGGTTCACTGGTCGACGACGTGAGGGACTTCACCGCCGGGGTGCAACAGGATGACCTGGCGGTCCTCGCGGTACGCCGTGCCCCGCACCGGGCACCGTAG
- a CDS encoding DUF3592 domain-containing protein → MDTSLVITGVVGLVALRSLGRTAQQLRGTRSGVSAPARCVRVHERDTATGSSGDRRSWYVFAFTAQSGEWVEFRNGGNKRFVEGARVTVRYDPADPHRTATLAGSPRAALTEGAVSLLLMGLVLLMFLTDFPENLFR, encoded by the coding sequence ATGGACACGTCGCTCGTCATCACCGGTGTGGTCGGGCTGGTGGCGCTCAGATCCCTGGGCCGGACCGCCCAGCAGCTGCGCGGCACACGCTCCGGCGTCTCCGCTCCGGCGCGCTGCGTCCGGGTGCACGAGCGCGACACGGCCACGGGCTCCTCGGGCGACCGGCGGTCCTGGTACGTCTTCGCGTTCACCGCGCAGAGCGGGGAATGGGTCGAGTTCCGCAACGGCGGCAACAAGCGCTTCGTCGAGGGCGCGCGGGTCACGGTGCGCTACGACCCCGCGGACCCGCACCGGACGGCCACCCTGGCGGGCAGCCCGCGGGCCGCCCTGACCGAGGGGGCGGTCTCCCTGCTGCTGATGGGACTGGTGCTGCTGATGTTCCTCACGGACTTCCCGGAGAACCTGTTCCGCTGA
- a CDS encoding DUF4259 domain-containing protein codes for MGTWGAGNFDSDTAADHLGDLAARLVAEVTEAMAGDPVELEPDEYWGVTVPCNLELLLLLDRQGWVGVTLPPAGVIRSWQETFLAVWERTIDGLEPDEAYKDERRKVLNATFERLAEASETAASAVVE; via the coding sequence GTGGGCACGTGGGGCGCGGGCAACTTCGACAGCGACACGGCGGCGGACCACCTCGGGGACCTGGCCGCCCGGCTGGTCGCCGAGGTGACGGAGGCGATGGCCGGGGACCCGGTCGAGCTGGAACCGGACGAGTACTGGGGCGTGACCGTCCCCTGCAACCTGGAACTGCTGCTCCTCCTGGACCGGCAGGGCTGGGTGGGCGTCACCCTCCCGCCGGCCGGGGTGATCCGGTCCTGGCAGGAGACGTTCCTGGCGGTGTGGGAGCGGACGATCGACGGCCTGGAGCCGGACGAGGCATACAAGGATGAGCGCCGGAAGGTGCTGAACGCGACGTTCGAGCGCCTGGCCGAGGCTTCGGAGACGGCGGCGTCGGCGGTGGTGGAGTAG